The following coding sequences lie in one Candidatus Bathyarchaeia archaeon genomic window:
- a CDS encoding nucleotide exchange factor GrpE, producing MGASESAGEGPKDEVRALEEGLERERARAEEYLNHMKYLQAEFENYIKRMEKERAGLMKRGKEELIVRLVPILDDLERALDAGRRDCCNKSLVEGLEMVLRNLREVMGSEGLSEIDALGKPFDPSLHEAVSKCETSDYPENTVVRELRRGYILNGKVIRPSLVEVSVRRGGD from the coding sequence ATGGGCGCATCGGAAAGCGCAGGGGAGGGGCCCAAGGATGAGGTTAGGGCCCTAGAGGAAGGGCTCGAGAGGGAAAGGGCAAGGGCCGAGGAATACCTAAACCACATGAAATACCTCCAAGCGGAATTTGAGAATTACATAAAGAGGATGGAGAAGGAAAGGGCCGGGCTCATGAAGAGGGGGAAGGAGGAGTTGATCGTGAGGCTTGTCCCAATCCTCGATGATTTAGAAAGGGCCTTGGATGCCGGGAGGAGGGATTGTTGCAACAAATCGCTGGTGGAGGGGTTGGAGATGGTATTAAGGAATCTAAGGGAGGTAATGGGGTCCGAAGGGCTCTCCGAGATCGATGCCTTGGGCAAGCCCTTCGACCCATCCCTCCACGAGGCGGTTTCCAAATGCGAAACCTCGGATTATCCGGAGAATACTGTTGTAAGGGAGCTCAGGAGGGGATATATTTTGAACGGGAAGGTCATAAGGCCAAGCCTAGTTGAGGTATCGGTCAGGCGCGGGGGCGATTGA
- a CDS encoding nucleotide pyrophosphohydrolase produces MGELTVNQAQKIVDEWVAQFEEGYWPPLSMLAALVEEVGELAREINARERIKRKKDTEPEVDIGLEMADVLFSLICLANHYGVDLEDKFKEVMEKYSERDMGRWTKRR; encoded by the coding sequence ATGGGAGAATTAACTGTGAATCAAGCTCAAAAAATTGTCGACGAATGGGTGGCCCAATTCGAGGAGGGATACTGGCCCCCATTATCTATGTTAGCAGCCTTAGTGGAAGAGGTGGGGGAGCTGGCTAGGGAGATAAATGCCAGAGAAAGGATAAAGAGGAAGAAGGACACGGAGCCGGAGGTGGACATCGGCTTGGAGATGGCGGACGTCCTATTCAGCTTGATTTGTCTCGCAAACCATTATGGTGTGGACTTGGAGGATAAATTCAAGGAGGTCATGGAAAAATATTCTGAACGAGATATGGGCAGATGGACAAAAAGGCGATAA
- a CDS encoding pyrimidine dimer DNA glycosylase/endonuclease V encodes MRLWSIHPKYLDAKGLVSLWREGLLAKKILEGRVRGYANHPQLIRFRMYEKPIILINAYLYQVFLEAKRRKYKFNPCKIEPIKLTKGITVTRGQLGLELSHLLKKLEKRDKKKFEELKNLTICDIEPNPIFKVIDGGIEAWERSRKVS; translated from the coding sequence ATGAGGCTATGGTCGATTCATCCTAAATACCTAGACGCTAAGGGCTTAGTTTCCCTTTGGAGGGAGGGCCTTCTAGCAAAAAAGATTTTGGAGGGTCGAGTAAGGGGGTATGCAAACCACCCCCAACTTATAAGGTTTAGGATGTACGAAAAGCCCATCATTTTGATTAATGCATACTTATATCAAGTATTTCTTGAAGCGAAAAGGAGAAAATATAAATTCAATCCATGCAAAATAGAGCCTATAAAATTAACAAAAGGAATAACGGTGACCAGAGGACAGCTGGGACTTGAGCTCTCCCACCTGCTTAAAAAGCTTGAGAAAAGGGATAAGAAAAAGTTTGAGGAATTGAAAAATTTAACAATCTGCGACATAGAGCCAAACCCGATTTTCAAAGTTATAGATGGTGGAATAGAGGCATGGGAGAGGTCAAGGAAAGTTTCATAA
- a CDS encoding 50S ribosomal protein L37e, which translates to MKGTPSFGKRGRLKTHIVCRRCGRHAYHVRKKRCAACGYGASSKIRRYSWQNKKVTKERLI; encoded by the coding sequence TTGAAGGGGACGCCTTCGTTCGGGAAGAGGGGAAGGCTGAAGACGCACATAGTCTGTAGGCGATGTGGCAGGCATGCCTATCATGTGAGGAAGAAGCGCTGCGCAGCATGCGGCTACGGGGCCTCCTCAAAGATTAGGCGATATTCTTGGCAGAACAAGAAGGTTACCAAGGAGAGGCTGATTTAA
- a CDS encoding LSm family protein, whose product MSEIANRIFEESLGKVVLVELKGGRTVRGKLYSFDQHMNLVLEDAEDITAPSEARKIGMVVVRGDNVVLVSPPPKRQ is encoded by the coding sequence TTGTCCGAGATAGCGAATAGGATATTCGAAGAGAGCCTTGGAAAAGTGGTGCTCGTCGAGCTCAAAGGGGGGAGAACCGTACGGGGGAAGCTCTACAGCTTCGATCAACATATGAACTTGGTCCTCGAGGACGCTGAGGATATAACCGCCCCCTCGGAGGCCCGAAAGATAGGGATGGTGGTTGTCAGGGGTGACAACGTGGTCTTGGTCAGCCCGCCTCCAAAGAGGCAGTGA